CAACGCGCGGCGTTTGGGCTCGAGCTTGTTGCAGATATTGAATGCCTGTACCAGACGCGCGGCAACTTGCGGATTGAAGCGGTCGATTTCCAACACTTTTTCCGCGATAAAAGCATAGCCGCTGCCGTTTTCCGCATGGAAATGCGGCACGTTGCGGCTGAAGCTGCCCAACAGCGAACGCGCTTTGTTCGGGTTTTCCAAGCTGAATTTCGGATGGTTTAAGGCTGTCCGAACCTGCTGGAGCGTATCGCTGCGGCGGCTGCTGCCGACGAGCGTGAAATATTTGTCCATCACCAGCGCGTCGTCGGCGAACTTGGCGGCAAATTTGGCCAATAATCCGTTGCGTTTGTCGCTTTCATGATGGTTGGCGGCAGAAAGCATACCCCATTCGTGGGTCATGTTTTTCGCCATTTTGTCGTATTCGAGCGCGATAAAGTCTATGGTTTCCGGCTCGGCACGCAATGCCAGCGCGCGCATCGCATTCCGCAGCGCGCGCCATCCGGCGCGGTCGGGATCGTATTCGTACACCTCCCCGCCGCCCTGCTCTTCCTGATTCTGTGCGTTCAGGAGCAATCCGGCGATTTCGTCGGCGTAGGTTCGGGCGATTAAATCCAACAGGGCTTCCCGTGCCTGATGAACGCGCAGCGGGTCGATTTCGTTTCGATCCGCCCAACATTCGGCTTCAGACGGCACTTGCAGCAGCAGGGTTTTAAACGCGGGATTCACATCAGCGCGCAATACATAGCCTACCGCCGCCAGCAATCCGCCGTGTCCGGGCAGCGGCAGCCCCTGAGCGAGCGCGTATTCGTTGGCGGCCACTGCGCGGCGGTACAGTGTTTGCGCCGCCTCCCAACGGGCAAAGGCATCGGTATCGTGCGACAGCAGCAATGCCAGTTCTTCATTGCGATACGGATAGTTCAGATGCACCGGTGCGGAAAAACCGCGCAACAGCGATGGCACTACGCTGCGCCCTACGCCGGCCAATACAAATTCCTGTTCGGCCTCTTCCAGCACCAGCACCGCCTCGTACACATGCCCGCCCTGATAGCCGAAGGCCGTCTGAACGCCGCTTTCCGCATCCAGCAAGGCCACTTTCAGCGGCATCATCATCGGTTGTTTTTCCGCCATGTCGGGCGTGGCGGGAATACTTTGTCTGACCGTCAGCACATAATCGCCGTTGTCTTTCAGACGGCCCGATACGTCCAAAACAGGCGTACCGGCTTGGCTGTACCACAGCGCGAACCGGTCGAGATTGGTTTCATTCGCATCCGCCATCGCCGCGCGGAAATCGTCGCAGGTGACCGCCTGCCCGTCATGGCGTTGGAAATACAGTTTCATGCCCTTTTGGAAACCCTCTTCGCCCAGCAGGGTATGATACATACGCACCACTTCCGCACCTTTCTCATACACGGTCATGGTGTAAAAATTATTCATCTCCTCATAGCTGGCGGGGCGCACCGGATGAGCGGTCGGCCCCGCATCTTCGGGAAACTGGTGTTGGCGCAGGAGCCGCACGTTTTCAATACGCCGCACTTCGCGTCCTGCACGGTCGCCCGAAAACTCCTGATCGCGGAACACAGTCAGACCTTCTTTGAGCGAAAGCTGGAACCAGTCGCGGCAGGTGACGCGGTTGCCCGTCCAATTGTGGAAATACTCGTGCCCGATAACCGACTCGATGCCTTCGAAATCCGCATCGGTAGCGGTCCGGCTGTCGGCCAGCACATATTTGGTGTTGAAAATATTGAGACCTTTGTTTTCCATCGCACCCATATTGAAATCGCCCACCGCCACAACCATAAACATATCCAAATCATATTCGAGGCTGAAGCGCGTCTCGTCCCACTTCATCGCGTGTTTCAGCGATTCTATTGCAAACGGCACTTTCGGCTTGTCCGCTTCGGCGGTATAAAACTCAACCGCCACCTTGCGCCCGCTGCGGGTGGTAAAACTGTCTTTCGTAACCGCAAAACCGCCCGCCACCAAAGCAAAGAGATAGCTCGGCTTGGCAAACGGATCCGCCCATTTCACCCAATGGCGGCCGTCTGAAAGATTGCCGCCGCCGGTTTTATTCCCGTTGGAAAGCAGCACCGGATAACGCTTTTTATCCGCCGTGATGGTGGTTGTGAACTTCGACATCACATCCGGACGGTCGGTGTAATAAGTAATCTTTCGGAAACCCTCCGGCTCGCACTGGGTAAACAGATTGCCGCCGCTCTCATACAAACCCATCAGCGATTTGTTTTCAGACGGCAGCAGGCGCGTTTCCACTTCCACGACAAAACTTTCAGACGGCACTTGGCGCACGGTCAGCTTTTCATTTGCCGGATCCAGCTCGAAACCAACCGTTTCGCCATCGATTTTCAGCGAAAGCAGCTGTGCCGAACCGTCCAACACCAACGGCTCGCCCGCCCTTTTCGGATTCACCACCAACCGCGCCCTGACCAGCGTATGGCCGTCGAAAATATCAAAATGCAAATCGGTCTGACACACCTCATACGCAGGAGCTTGGTAGTCTTTCAAATAGTGGACGGTTTTAGTCATTTTTCTCTGCTTTCAAAATGCGGAAATAAAAAAATATATGGTTTCAGACGGCCTGATCTTCAAGGCCAGGAAAATGTAAAAAGGCCGTCTGTAAAATTGCGGTTTTGCAGACGGCCTTTGTGTCGGACGGGATATGGCAAGTCTCTGAATATGAAAGACAGTCAGATGAATCAAAGTGGCAAAGTGCGGGCTTGTGCAGAGGGTGTGATGAGGACTGTAAACTCCGTATCTTTTGGAATCGGGACGGCTATATTTGATATATAAGCAAAAAAACGGCGATACCTTACAGTACCGCCTAAGCTGCTTTGGTCATAAAACGCCAAAAAAACTGTTGCAAATTTTTATTTGGCTACACAACGGAAGCCTAAGTTTTTCAAGGAATATTTTGCTTGCAGGCTGGTACGGATGCCGAAGCGCATAAATGCTGCGTAGTTGGTCGGGTCGCTGGCACCGACTGATGCGCCGCTGCAGAACATTTGGCTGTCGGCGTTGCTGGAGTTGAGTTGACTGCTGTTGAAGTCTTCCGTCCATTCCCAAATCATGCCGTGCATATCGTAAATGCCCCAGTAGTTTGGTTTGTTCTGTCCGATATTACGCAAACCGCTGCGACCGCCGTCTGCATACCAGTCGAGAATGGTGCGGTTAAAGCCTTCTTCGGCTGTGCCGTTGATTTGGGTGGCTGAGGCTTGGGCGGCAAATTCCCATTCGTCGATGGTCGGCAGGCGTTTTCCTTGTGCGGTGCAATAGGCGTTGGCTGCAAACCATGAAACATTGGTTACGGGGTGTTTTCGATCAGATGGTTTTGGGGCAAAACTGTTGCTGCCGTTTTGTATCCAATGTTTCAGATAGGACGCTTCGGCTTGTTTGGAGCCTACTTTGCCTTTTTTCCATTGCGGATGTTTGTTGACGAATTCGGCAAATTCGGCATTGGTTACGGGGTATTTGTCAATTTGGTATGGTTTCACGCTAATCATCGGTGTTTCTTTTTTCAGATACAGCGGGCGGTAGCTGCCGCCGTCTACTTTAACCATATCTGATGCTGCGGCACCGCTGCCGATCAGTGCGCTGCTTAAAACGAGGATTTTTGCGAGGGTTTTCATGATGCGCTCTTGTTTATTTTAAACAGGTAAATGGATTTTGCAGACGGCCTTTCTTGTCAAACGGCGTTATCCAAGCCGTCTGCAAAATCAATCTATGGGACTGAATGTGGGGAAAAGCCGCTGTTACCCTCGTTTTCATTAAGATAACAGCGGCTTTTGACAATTTGATTACAAGTCAATCAAATCATTAGTAAGCATTAGCTGCTGATGCGGCTGAAGCTGCTGCCGGAGCTGGTGCGGCAGAACCTTCAGGTTGGTAAGCAGTATCGCTCAGTTTTGGAGTCATGATTTCAGGGTTGGCTTCGCCTTCTACCTTCAGTTGACCCAGTGCGCCTTTATTGAAGGCACGGAAGATAGAGTGGTCAACCAGAGTGTAGCTTCCCGGAGTGTCGATTTTGAACTCAACGATGGCTGCGCCGCCGGCAGGAACGATGGTGCTTTGTACGTTTTCGTTAATCAGTTTGCCGCCTTCAACATATACTTTATCGAAGATTTCACCGATAACGTGGAAAGAAGACACCAAGTTCGGACCGCCGTTACCTACATACATACGAACGGTGTCGCCTACATTGGCTTTCAATGCGTTTTCACCGGCAATCGAACCTACATGACCGTTGAATACAACGTATTCGGGTTGTTCTGCGATGGCTTTGTCCATGTCAAATGCTTGCAGGCCTTGTGCGCCGTATTTGCCTTTGGTGTAGAAATCACCTTGTACGATGTAGAATTCTTTATCCACTTTCGGCAAGCCTTCTTTTGGCTCCACCAGAATCAAACCGTACATACCGTTGGCAATATGCATGCCTACAGGAGCAACAGCACAGTGGTAGATGTACAGACCGGATTGCAGCGCTTTAAAGCTGAATGTGGAAGTACGGCCGGGTGCAGTAAAGGTTGCTTCAGCACCACCGCCGGGGCCGGTAGCCGCGTGGAAGTCCACATTATGCGGTACGGTTGAAGAAGGGTCGTTGGAGAACTCAACTTCTACGGTATCGCCTTCGCGTACACGAATCATTTGACCCGGAACATCGCCATCGAATGTCCAGTAGTGGTAATCCACACCATCAGCCATTTTCATGGTTTTTTCTACGGTAGTCATTTTCACACGCACTTTAGCCGGATGATCGCGATCGATTGCAGGCGGTACTTCAGGTGCATGAGTGGTTACCGCATCAATAACCGGAAGCTCGCTTGAAGGTACATCGGCAGCTTGTGCAGCAGGTGCAGAGGCCTCCACAGCCGCAGCAGGTGCAGCAGCTTGCTCGGCAGGTTTGTCGCCACCACAGGCAGCTAAGGCGAACATAGAGGCAATGATTGCAGCTAAGGCTTGGCGTTTCATAGTAGTATTCCTTTTGTGGAAAAAACTGGTTTCAAAAACAGGTTAATGTGTAGTTTTGAGTAATTATGTAGGCATTCAGCTTAACACACATTGACATAAATCAAATTATTCATTAAATATGAACCTTTATTTACCAAACTACTACTTAGTAAGTATATTTTACTAAATATTTATAATTATCTCCTATTCATAAACACTAATACTTTGTGCTTTATTTTACAACCCTCCGCACACAAACGAGAATAACTTTAAATCACAGAAAACTTACCGTTAAAATAAAAGCGACAAAACCGTTTCTTTAGATAAAAAACCGTGCTACAATCCTTAACATTCATATTCAATGAATTTATAACCACTTTCCACTTTAATACCAAAAGGAGTACTTGAAATGGGACAATACAAGAAACTCTGGTATCTGCTGTTTGCAGTACTGGTAGTTTGTTTTACCATTCTTGGCTATATGGGTGGCGAGGTTTACAAGAAAGCCCCGCCGTATCCTGAAAAAATCGTTTCTACCTCAGGCACGGTCCTGATGACCAAAGATGACATTCTTGCCGGTCAATCTGCTTGGCAGACCACCGGCGGTATGGAAGTCGGCTCTGTATTGGGTCACGGTGCCTACCAAGCTCCGGACTGGACTGCCGACTGGCTGCACCGCGAGTTGGTAGCATGGTTGGACATTACTGCTGAAGCAACTTACGGTAAAAAATTTGCCGACCTGAACGCTGAAGAACAAGCTGTTCTGAAAACCCGTCTTGCCGACGAATACCGCGAACAAAGCCGTATTCAGGAAGACGGCAGCGTAGTCATCAGCGATACGCGCGTGAAAGCCATCGAAGCCATTACGCCTTACTATATGGGCGTGTACGGCGACGATCCTGCCTTCCAAAAAACCCGTGAACACTTCGCAATGAAAAACAATACATTGCCTAGCGTTGAAGCGCGTAAAAAACTGTTCAACTTCTTCTTCTGGACTTCTTGGTCTGCTTCGACCAACCGCCCGGGCGAAACCTACACCTACACCAACAACTGGCCTCACGAGCCTTTAATCAACAATGTACCGACTACCGAAAACTATATGTGGTCTTTCACCAGCGTGGTACTGTTGCTGATGGGTATCGGTTTGCTGATGTGGGGTTACTCTTTCTTGACCAAACATGAAGAAGTTCAAGTACCTACCGAAGATCCGCTGTCTAAAATCCAGTTGACTCCTTCTCAAAAAGCCTTGGGCAAATACGTTTTCCTGACTGTTGCCTTGTTTGTGGTACAAGTATTGCTGGGCGGTCTGACTGCTCACTATACTGTTGAAGGCCAAGGTTTCTACGGCATTGATACCGCTCTGGGTTTTGAAATTGCCGACTGGTTCCCATATGCCCTGACCCGTACTTGGCATATCCAATCCGCTATTTTCTGGATTGCAACAGGCTTCCTGACTGCCGGCTTGTTCTTGGCGCCGATTGTGAACGGCGGCAAAGATCCGAAATTCCAACGCGCTGGCGTAAACTTCCTGTATATTGCCCTGTTTATCGTTGTTGCAGGCTCTTATGCAGGTAACTTCTTCGCATTGACCCACATCATTCCGCCTGAACTGAACTTCTGGTTCGGTCACCAAGGTTACGAATACCTTGACTTGGGCCGCTTCTGGCAACTGCTGTTGATGGTCGGTCTGCTGCTGTGGCTGTTCCTGATGCTGCGTTGTACCGTCAGCGCCTTTAAAGAAAAAGGCACCGACAAAAACCTGTTGGCCATCTTTGTGGCTTCTATGGTCGGCGTAGGTGTGTTCTACGCACCGGGTCTGTTCTATGGTGAGAAATCTCCGATTGCCGTGATGGAATACTGGCGTTGGTGGGTGGTTCACCTGTGGGTAGAAGGCTTCTTTGAAGTATTTGCTACGGCCGCCTTTGCCTTTATTTTCTACAATATGGGTTTTGTACGCCGCAGCACTGCAACCGCTTCCACTTTGGCTGCTGCCGCCATCTTTATGTTGGGCGGTATTCCGGGTACGCTGCACCACCTGTACTTTACCGGTACGACTTCTGCCGCAATGGCCATCGGTGCATGTTTCTCTGCTCTGGAAGTGGTTCCTTTGGTACTGCTTGGCCGCGAAGCCTACGAACACTGGTCTTACCAACATTTGTCTCCTTGGGCAAAACGTCTGCGCTGGCCGCTGATGTGCTTCGTAGCCGTAGCATTCTGGAACATGATTGGTGCAGGTGTATTCGGCTTCCTGATCAACCCGCCGATTTCCCTGTTCTACATCCAAGGTCTGAATACGACTGCCGTACACGCTCACGCCGCTCTGTTTGGTGTATATGGTTTCTTGGCTCTGGGCTTCGTACTGTTGGTTGCCCGCTACCTGAAACCGGACGTTGAATTTGACGACAAACTGATGACTTGGGCATTCTGGCTGCTGAACGGCGGTCTGGTCGGTATGATTGTCATCAGCCTGCTGCCTGTCGGTGCAATCCAAGCATACGCTTCCATCACTGAAGGTCTGTGGTATGCACGCAGTGAAGAGTTCATGCAAATGGAAATTCTGGATACTCTGCGCTGGGTTCGTACTGCTGCCGACTTGGTATTTATCGGCGGTGCGGTATGTGTCGCATGGCAAGCAACCAAAATCGTATTCAGCCGCAGCAAATAATGCTTTAAACTGAAACAATCACTCAAAGGCCGTCTGCAAATCAATTTGCAGACGGCCTTTTTTACATCTCATTTTAACGTGCATATCATCGATGTTTGCCACATTCATATCATCAACCATATAGCCGGATAATGATTAGGTTCTCTCCCCTTCCGGTTACCGAAGCTCTTTCCAATCAGAATACATCTTACTCAATGTAGATACTGGTTAAGTGCGGAAGCAACCCGCTCCAACCGTCGGTACTTACTCTCTATGCCGTCTGCAAATCTCCGTTACCATATCAGTTATCATGTCTTACCGGATATTTTCAGATTAAAACACCACATTGTTAACGACTATGATTTATTGGTTTCCCGTTATCACAACCAACCTATCTTCCGCCAACCTGTTTTCATTAAACAAGCCATCACAGCCCGAGTCATAATGCTTCTTCAACACACGCCAACCCGCGATGCATTCATTGTATCAATATTTTGAGCAACAGATATGCAAGCATACCTCCGCTATCCCATACGCACCTGCTTCCGACTTTAAGCAACAACAACCGGCGTTTGACTGCAAACTTGCCCAAACAAGCAAAACAAGTTTAAGCAAATATTATATAGTCGAATAAAATAAGAATGAGACAAGGCAGCGAAGCCGCAGACAGTACACATAGTACGGCAAGGCAAAGCAACGCTGTATCATTCTTATTTTAAATGACTATATTATTTAAAATAAGAATGATACAGCATTACCGCACCTTGCCGTTATCCGTACCGTCTTCGGCTTTACCGCTTTGTCCCATTCTGTGTCATCCGACTAAATACCGCCCCCATCACTCACTCTTACAAAAAGGCCGTCTGCAAAATCCTACCTTACGGCAAGTATTTTGCAGACGGCCTTACGGTTAGCGCGTACGGATAACGCCCGATTAACGTTCGGTTAATGCGCTTTTCATTCGTGTTAACGGCTTCGTCAGATACTGGAAGACGGTTTTTTCACCGGTTTTAATATCCACCGTTGCCACCATACCCGGAATAATCGGCATTTCTTTACCGTTTTTATCTTTCAAACTATTGTTTTCGGTTTGCACCAAAATACGGTAATACACCTGATTGGGGTCGAGTTTCAAATCATTCGCACGATTCTGAGCAGAGTTGCTTACCGTATCCGGACTGATTAAGGTTACGTTACCGTCCAGACCGCCGTAAATGGCATAATCATACGCACTGATTTTAACCGTTGCCGGCAACCCCGGACGCAAAAAGGCAACATCTTGCGGACGGATATAAGCCTCTACCAGCAGCTTGTCATCTAAAGGTACAATCTGCATAATTTCCTGCCCGGCAGATACGACACCGCCTACCGTATTGATTTTGACATCTTTTACAATGCCGCGCATAGGAGAACGGATTAAAGCCCGATCTACCGGATCGGCACGCATGGCCATATTTTCCTGAGCCTGCGCCAGTTCCGCTTCTGCTTTAACCAATTCATTATTGGCATCGGTCATATAGCGGTTTCTGCGTTCTGCAATCTGCAGGGACAAATCACTGGACTGCCGTTGCATACGCAACAGTTCTACTTCCGATACCACACCTTGCGCCACCATCGGCGCTGTAATGGAGATCTCCCGATCCAATGCCGCTTTACTGAAACTCAGGCTTTCAATAGCTTCCGTGACCGCGCGGCGGCGTGCGGCAAAGGCAGCCTGTTCGCGCTGGCGCAGCTCGTTGCCGACATTTTTCGGAAAGCTCAAAGGAACACCGTAGGCTTCTGATTTCAGGCGGGCAACTGTGGCTTCCAGATTCTGTACTTTGGCTTCACTTTCACGCAATACGGCCGAGCTGCGCGTATCGTCCAATTTCAGCAACACCTGCCCTTTTTCAACAATATCGCCCTCTTTTACCGACAACTCGGTAATAATGCCGGGATCAAGACTTTGAATGACCTGCTCACGACTGCTGGGAATGACGTTGCCCTGTCCGCGCGTTACTTCTTCCAGAGGGCTGTTGTACGCCCAAATGACAAATACCACTAACAAGGCGAAAAACAGCATAACTACCCAAAACTGACCGCTGTGTTTTTCTTTTTGCAATGCGGCGTTTAAGTCGTTGACCAATCCTAAATCTTTGGATTTGATGCTGTTTTCCCTGTTTAAATCTGTTGTTTTCTTACTGCTCATAATGTTCGGTGACTTTCTGAAAGGTCGAATGATTTAGGCTTGTTCGCTTTGTCGTGCCTGTGCGGCAGCCTGAGTTGGCGGAACTTGTGCAGATTTTGTATTTTGGGCCTGCTCATTCCTTCTTAACTTTTGCAACACTGCATCACGCGGTCCGTCCATAACAATTTTACCGTTATGCACCACCACAACCCGTTCAACAATCTGCAACACTTGCGGACGGTGTGTAACCACCAGCATCGTCCGATTTCCTGACCACTGGGCAATGGCTTTCAGGGCGGACAATTCCGTATCTTGATCCAAACTTGCTGTCGGCTCATCCAACAATACCACGCGTGAATCACGCAAAGTCATGCGGGCCAAAGCAACCAGTTGTTTCTGACCACCTGACAAACCCATGCCGTCTTCGCCCAACGGCATATCCAACCCACGGGGGTGGTTACGGATAAGTTTATCCAAACCAAAGCGTTGCAAGGCCGAAATCAAATCTTGATCGCTGGAATAACCGTCCATGCGCGCCATATCCAGATTTTCACGCAACGTACCCAAAAACAAACGCGGAGACTGCCCCAACAACAGCACTTGGTTACGCAGAAAGTTCGGATCGATTTGACGCATATCGACACCATCTAACGTAATATTGCCTTTGCTGCCGTCATACAATCCGCTTGCCAACTTCAGCAATGTACTTTTACCGCTGCCGATGCGGCCGAGAATGCCAACTTTTTCGCCCGGACGGATGGTCAGATTCAAACCGCTGACTGCCTCCCCGCCGT
The nucleotide sequence above comes from Neisseria animalis. Encoded proteins:
- the pepN gene encoding aminopeptidase N; protein product: MTKTVHYLKDYQAPAYEVCQTDLHFDIFDGHTLVRARLVVNPKRAGEPLVLDGSAQLLSLKIDGETVGFELDPANEKLTVRQVPSESFVVEVETRLLPSENKSLMGLYESGGNLFTQCEPEGFRKITYYTDRPDVMSKFTTTITADKKRYPVLLSNGNKTGGGNLSDGRHWVKWADPFAKPSYLFALVAGGFAVTKDSFTTRSGRKVAVEFYTAEADKPKVPFAIESLKHAMKWDETRFSLEYDLDMFMVVAVGDFNMGAMENKGLNIFNTKYVLADSRTATDADFEGIESVIGHEYFHNWTGNRVTCRDWFQLSLKEGLTVFRDQEFSGDRAGREVRRIENVRLLRQHQFPEDAGPTAHPVRPASYEEMNNFYTMTVYEKGAEVVRMYHTLLGEEGFQKGMKLYFQRHDGQAVTCDDFRAAMADANETNLDRFALWYSQAGTPVLDVSGRLKDNGDYVLTVRQSIPATPDMAEKQPMMMPLKVALLDAESGVQTAFGYQGGHVYEAVLVLEEAEQEFVLAGVGRSVVPSLLRGFSAPVHLNYPYRNEELALLLSHDTDAFARWEAAQTLYRRAVAANEYALAQGLPLPGHGGLLAAVGYVLRADVNPAFKTLLLQVPSEAECWADRNEIDPLRVHQAREALLDLIARTYADEIAGLLLNAQNQEEQGGGEVYEYDPDRAGWRALRNAMRALALRAEPETIDFIALEYDKMAKNMTHEWGMLSAANHHESDKRNGLLAKFAAKFADDALVMDKYFTLVGSSRRSDTLQQVRTALNHPKFSLENPNKARSLLGSFSRNVPHFHAENGSGYAFIAEKVLEIDRFNPQVAARLVQAFNICNKLEPKRRALMTAELQRIAAQEGLSKDVGEIAGKILA
- a CDS encoding formylglycine-generating enzyme family protein; translated protein: MKTLAKILVLSSALIGSGAAASDMVKVDGGSYRPLYLKKETPMISVKPYQIDKYPVTNAEFAEFVNKHPQWKKGKVGSKQAEASYLKHWIQNGSNSFAPKPSDRKHPVTNVSWFAANAYCTAQGKRLPTIDEWEFAAQASATQINGTAEEGFNRTILDWYADGGRSGLRNIGQNKPNYWGIYDMHGMIWEWTEDFNSSQLNSSNADSQMFCSGASVGASDPTNYAAFMRFGIRTSLQAKYSLKNLGFRCVAK
- the nirK gene encoding copper-containing nitrite reductase is translated as MKRQALAAIIASMFALAACGGDKPAEQAAAPAAAVEASAPAAQAADVPSSELPVIDAVTTHAPEVPPAIDRDHPAKVRVKMTTVEKTMKMADGVDYHYWTFDGDVPGQMIRVREGDTVEVEFSNDPSSTVPHNVDFHAATGPGGGAEATFTAPGRTSTFSFKALQSGLYIYHCAVAPVGMHIANGMYGLILVEPKEGLPKVDKEFYIVQGDFYTKGKYGAQGLQAFDMDKAIAEQPEYVVFNGHVGSIAGENALKANVGDTVRMYVGNGGPNLVSSFHVIGEIFDKVYVEGGKLINENVQSTIVPAGGAAIVEFKIDTPGSYTLVDHSIFRAFNKGALGQLKVEGEANPEIMTPKLSDTAYQPEGSAAPAPAAASAASAANAY
- a CDS encoding nitric-oxide reductase large subunit, with translation MGQYKKLWYLLFAVLVVCFTILGYMGGEVYKKAPPYPEKIVSTSGTVLMTKDDILAGQSAWQTTGGMEVGSVLGHGAYQAPDWTADWLHRELVAWLDITAEATYGKKFADLNAEEQAVLKTRLADEYREQSRIQEDGSVVISDTRVKAIEAITPYYMGVYGDDPAFQKTREHFAMKNNTLPSVEARKKLFNFFFWTSWSASTNRPGETYTYTNNWPHEPLINNVPTTENYMWSFTSVVLLLMGIGLLMWGYSFLTKHEEVQVPTEDPLSKIQLTPSQKALGKYVFLTVALFVVQVLLGGLTAHYTVEGQGFYGIDTALGFEIADWFPYALTRTWHIQSAIFWIATGFLTAGLFLAPIVNGGKDPKFQRAGVNFLYIALFIVVAGSYAGNFFALTHIIPPELNFWFGHQGYEYLDLGRFWQLLLMVGLLLWLFLMLRCTVSAFKEKGTDKNLLAIFVASMVGVGVFYAPGLFYGEKSPIAVMEYWRWWVVHLWVEGFFEVFATAAFAFIFYNMGFVRRSTATASTLAAAAIFMLGGIPGTLHHLYFTGTTSAAMAIGACFSALEVVPLVLLGREAYEHWSYQHLSPWAKRLRWPLMCFVAVAFWNMIGAGVFGFLINPPISLFYIQGLNTTAVHAHAALFGVYGFLALGFVLLVARYLKPDVEFDDKLMTWAFWLLNGGLVGMIVISLLPVGAIQAYASITEGLWYARSEEFMQMEILDTLRWVRTAADLVFIGGAVCVAWQATKIVFSRSK
- a CDS encoding HlyD family type I secretion periplasmic adaptor subunit, which codes for MSSKKTTDLNRENSIKSKDLGLVNDLNAALQKEKHSGQFWVVMLFFALLVVFVIWAYNSPLEEVTRGQGNVIPSSREQVIQSLDPGIITELSVKEGDIVEKGQVLLKLDDTRSSAVLRESEAKVQNLEATVARLKSEAYGVPLSFPKNVGNELRQREQAAFAARRRAVTEAIESLSFSKAALDREISITAPMVAQGVVSEVELLRMQRQSSDLSLQIAERRNRYMTDANNELVKAEAELAQAQENMAMRADPVDRALIRSPMRGIVKDVKINTVGGVVSAGQEIMQIVPLDDKLLVEAYIRPQDVAFLRPGLPATVKISAYDYAIYGGLDGNVTLISPDTVSNSAQNRANDLKLDPNQVYYRILVQTENNSLKDKNGKEMPIIPGMVATVDIKTGEKTVFQYLTKPLTRMKSALTER